A single Brienomyrus brachyistius isolate T26 chromosome 11, BBRACH_0.4, whole genome shotgun sequence DNA region contains:
- the LOC125704112 gene encoding collagen alpha-2(I) chain-like, producing the protein MRRVAHRQIHMVAPFLRHISPSAVTNSPSSQSLWPWLSGGCGRQLAPGGAAEPVVSAPQHRHLEDMLSGVQNGEGSGWRENGEQSGRQAGPAGERRTERATGRAGGRTENRAGDRPGRRENGEQSGRQAGPAGERRTERATGRASGRTEKEAGGRAGGRTEREAGRAGGRTENRPGDRPGQRENGEQSGRQAEPAGERRTEWAAGRAVGRTENRAGGRPGRRENGEQSGRQAGPAGERRTERATGRAGGRTENRAGDRPGRRENGEQSGRQAGPAGEPRRKRVAGPAGERSGRRAGPAGERRTEWAAGRAGGRTENRAGDRPGRRENGEQSGRQAGPAGERRTERATGRAGGRTENRAGDRPGRRENGEQSGRQAGPAGEPRRKRVAGPAGERSGRRAGPAGERRTEWAAGRAVRRTERAAGRAGGRTENRPGGGPGWRENGEQSGRRAGPAGERRTERAAGRAGGRTERATGRASRRTENRVGGGLCRRENGAGSGPCRRENGEQSGRRAGPAGERRTERAAGRAGGRTERATGRASRRTENRVGGGPCRRENREGSGWLGRRENGAGGGPGQQENGEQSGRRAVPSGEQSGQRAGLAGERRTDRAVGRAGGRTENRAGGGPGRRENGEQSGRRAGPAGERRTERAAGRAGGRTENGAGGGPGRRENREQSGRRAVPAGEQSGQRAGPAGERRTERAAGRAGGRTENRAGGGPGRRENGEQSGRRAGPAGERSGRRAGPVGERRTEWAAGCAGGRTERAAGRAGGRTENRAGGGPGQRENGEQSGRRAGPAGERSGRRAGPVGERRTEWAAGRAGGRTEKEAGGWAGGRTEREAGRASRRTENRVGGGPCRRENRVGSGPGWRENGEQTGRRAGLAGERRTERAAGRAGGRTERAAGRAGGRTENGAGGGPGRRENGEQSGRRAGPAGERRTERAAGQAPGRTCRVACEHGPIVSSL; encoded by the exons ATGAGGCGCGTGGctcacagacagatacacatgGTGGCCCCCTTTCTCCGACACATCAGCCCCTCCGCAGTCACCAATAGCCCATCATCACAGTCCCTCTGGCCATGGTTGAGTGGAGGCTGCGGCCGGCAGCTGGCACCAGGAGGCGCTGCAGAGCCGGTGGTGTCG GCACCGCAGCACCGACACCTGGAGGACATGCTCAGTGGGGTGCAG AATGGAGAAGGAAGCGGGTGGCGGGAGAACGGAGAACAGAGCGGGCGACAGGCCGGGCCGGCGGGAGAACGGAGAACAGAGCGGGCGACAGGCCGGGCCGGCGGGAGAACGGAGAACAGAGCGGGCGACAGGCCGGGCCGGCGGGAGAACGGAGAACAGAGCGGGCGACAGGCCGGGCCAGCGGGAGAACGGAGAACAGAGCGGGCGACAGGCCGGGCCAGCGGGAGAACAGAGAAGGAAGCGGGTGGCCGGGCCGGCGGGAGAACGGAGCGGGAGGCGGGCCGGGCTGGCGGGAGAACGGAGAACAGACCGGGCGACAGGCCGGGCCAGCGGGAGAACGGAGAACAGAGCGGGCGGCAGGCCGAGCCGGCGGGAGAACGGAGAACAGAGTGGGCGGCGGGCCGTGCCGTCGGGAGAACGGAGAACAGAGCGGGCGGCAGGCCGGGCCGGCGGGAGAACGGAGAACAGAGCGGGCGACAGGCCGGGCCGGCGGGAGAACGGAGAACAGAGCGGGCGACAGGCCGGGCCGGCGGGAGAACGGAGAACAGAGCGGGCGACAGGCCGGGCCGGCGGGAGAACGGAGAGCAGAGCGGGCGACAGGCCGGGCCGGCGGGAGAACCGAGAAGGAAGCGGGTGGCCGGGCCGGCGGGAGAACGGAGTGGGAGGCGGGCCGGGCCAGCAGGAGAACGGAGAACAGAGTGGGCGGCGGGCCGGGCCGGCGGGAGAACGGAGAACAGAGCGGGCGACAGGCCGGGCCGGCGGGAGAACGGAGAACAGAGCGGGCGACAGGCCGGGCCGGCGGGAGAACGGAGAACAGAGCGGGCGACAGGCCGGGCCGGCGGGAGAACGGAGAACAGAGCGGGCGACAGGCCGGGCCGGCGGGAGAACGGAGAACAGAGCGGGCGACAGGCCGGGCCAGCGGGAGAACCGAGAAGGAAGCGGGTGGCCGGGCCGGCGGGAGAACGGAGTGGGAGGCGGGCCGGGCCAGCAGGAGAACGGAGAACAGAGTGGGCGGCGGGCCGTGCCGTCAGGAGAACAGAGCGGGCAGCGGGCCGGGCTGGCGGGAGAACAGAGAACAGACCGGGCGGCGGGCCGGGCTGGCGGGAGAACGGAGAACAGAGCGGGCGGCGGGCCGGGCCGGCGGGAGAACGGAGAACAGAGCGGGCGGCGGGCCGGGCCGGCGGGAGAACGGAGCGGGCGACGGGCCGGGCCAGTAGGAGAACGGAGAACAGAGTGGGCGGCGGGCTGTGCCGGCGGGAGAACGGAGCGGGCAGCGGGCCGTGCCGGCGGGAGAACGGAGAACAGAGCGGGCGGCGGGCCGGGCCAGCGGGAGAACGGAGAACAGAGCGGGCGGCGGGCCGGGCCGGCGGGAGAACGGAGCGGGCGACGGGCCGGGCCAGTAGGAGAACGGAGAACAGAGTGGGCGGCGGGCCGTGCCGGCGGGAGAACAGAGAAGGAAGCGGGTGGCTGGGCCGGCGGGAGAACGGAGCGGGAGGCGGGCCGGGCCAGCAGGAGAACGGAGAACAGAGTGGGCGGCGGGCCGTGCCGTCGGGAGAACAGAGTGGGCAGCGGGCCGGGCTGGCGGGAGAACGAAGAACAGACCGGGCGGTGGGCCGGGCTGGCGGGAGAACGGAGAACAGAGCGGGCGGCGGGCCGGGCCGGCGGGAGAACGGAGAACAGAGCGGGCGGCGGGCCGGGCCGGCGGGAGAACGGAGAACAGAGCGGGCAGCGGGCCGTGCCGGCGGGAGAACGGAGAACGGAGCAGGCGGCGGGCCGGGCCGGCGGGAGAACAGAGAACAGAGCGGGCGGCGGGCCGTGCCGGCGGGAGAACAGAGCGGGCAGCGGGCCGGGCCGGCGGGAGAACGGAGAACAGAGCGGGCGGCGGGCCGGGCCGGCGGGAGAACGGAGAACAGAGCGGGCGGCGGGCCGGGCCGGCGGGAGAACGGAGAACAGAGCGGGCGGCGGGCCGGGCCGGCGGGAGAACGGAGCGGGCGACGGGCCGGGCCAGTAGGAGAACGGAGAACAGAGTGGGCGGCGGGCTGTGCCGGCGGGAGAACGGAGCGGGCAGCGGGCCGTGCCGGCGGGAGAACGGAGAACAGAGCGGGCGGCGGGCCAGGCCAGCGGGAGAACGGAGAACAGAGCGGGCGGCGGGCCGGGCCGGCGGGAGAACGGAGCGGGCGACGGGCCGGGCCAGTAGGAGAACGGAGAACAGAGTGGGCGGCGGGCCGTGCCGGCGGGAGAACAGAGAAGGAAGCGGGTGGCTGGGCCGGCGGGAGAACGGAGCGGGAGGCGGGCCGGGCCAGCAGGAGAACGGAGAACAGAGTGGGCGGCGGGCCGTGCCGTCGGGAGAACAGAGTGGGCAGCGGGCCGGGCTGGCGGGAGAACGGAGAACAGACCGGGCGGCGGGCCGGGCTGGCGGGAGAACGGAGAACAGAGCGGGCGGCGGGCCGTGCCGGCGGGAGAACAGAGCGGGCAGCGGGCCGTGCCGGCGGGAGAACGGAGAACGGAGCGGGCGGCGGGCCGGGCCGGCGGGAGAACGGAGAACAGAGCGGGCGGCGGGCCGGGCCGGCGGGAGAACGGAGAACAGAGCGGGCGGCGGGCCAGGCCCCCGGGAGAACGTGCCGGGTGGCATGTGAGCACGGTCCGATAGTATCATCACTGTAG
- the c11h15orf61 gene encoding uncharacterized protein C15orf61 homolog, with protein MTEVLRRIHGVIIKVLLFPSALRSKGPRPTASEVLTCHLVQRRLPPWTSFSVRYSDISNDQFGLSNFNWEVSGANYQILRTGCFPFVKYHCTKAPLQDLDLENKFFTVLKVINLGIPSLAYGLGSWLMIGASETVQTSCGPVTVYFLYKEKEGAQY; from the exons ATGACTGAGGTCCTCCGGCGTATCCATGGGGTCATTATAAAAGTGCTTTTGTTCCCCAGCGCGCTCCGGAGTAAGGGCCCGCGCCCCACCGCCTCCGAAGTTTTAACCTGTCACCTGGTGCAGCGCAGACTCCCACCTTGGACGTCCTTCTCTGTGCGCTATAGTGACATCTCCAATGATCAGTTTGGACTGTCCAACTTTAATTGGGAGGTTTCAGGAGCAAATTATCAAATCCTCCGGACCGGGTGCTTCCCATTCGTCAAGTACCACTGCACCAAAGCCCCTTTACAAGACTTGGACCTAGAAAATAAATTCTTTACCGTACTGAAAGTCATCAATCTTG GTATCCCATCGCTGGCCTATGGACTGGGCTCTTGGCTTATGATTGGAGCATCAGAAACTGTGCAGACGAGCTGTGGTCCTGTCACTGTCTATTTCCTATATAAAGAGAAGGAGGGGGCCCAGTATTAG